The following are from one region of the Gryllotalpicola protaetiae genome:
- a CDS encoding 5-(carboxyamino)imidazole ribonucleotide synthase: MKSTVGVIGGGQLARMMIPPAVSLGVIIKVLEEAPGMSAELAATGVGDYHDLDTVLSFAKTVDVITFDHEHVPQHVLHALVEAGVPVHPGPDALLYAQDKLLMRHKITELGLPSPDWAAISNADELGAFLDAHGGRAVVKTARGGYDGKGVRVVDDKNAADDWFTVLAEDGRGGSLIVEELVDFVRELAQQVARRPSGEIAAYPVVETVQKGGVCAEVIAPAPTATDAATGLDGSASTVAEVARDIAVRVAEGVGVTGMLAVELFETRDGRVLVNELAMRPHNSGHWSIDGAVTSQFEQHLRAVLDLPLGSTRPRDAWSVMINVLGGPVGQFMQDRYPAVAGEFPAAKLHSYAKESRPGRKVGHVTVSGARLDDVLADARAAAAFFED; this comes from the coding sequence ATGAAGAGCACTGTCGGAGTTATCGGCGGCGGCCAGCTCGCCCGCATGATGATCCCGCCCGCCGTTTCGTTGGGCGTCATCATCAAGGTGCTCGAAGAGGCACCGGGGATGTCGGCCGAACTCGCTGCGACGGGCGTCGGCGACTACCACGACCTCGACACGGTGCTCTCTTTCGCGAAGACGGTCGACGTCATCACCTTCGATCACGAGCACGTCCCGCAGCACGTGCTGCATGCCCTCGTCGAGGCTGGTGTGCCCGTGCATCCGGGCCCCGACGCGCTGCTGTACGCGCAGGACAAGCTGTTGATGCGCCACAAGATCACCGAGCTCGGCCTGCCGTCGCCCGACTGGGCCGCAATCTCGAACGCCGACGAACTCGGCGCCTTCCTCGACGCCCACGGCGGCCGAGCGGTCGTGAAGACCGCGCGCGGCGGCTACGACGGCAAGGGTGTGCGCGTCGTCGACGACAAGAACGCGGCGGATGACTGGTTCACCGTGCTCGCCGAAGATGGCCGCGGCGGCTCGCTGATCGTCGAGGAGCTCGTCGACTTCGTCCGCGAGCTCGCGCAGCAGGTGGCCCGACGGCCGTCGGGCGAGATCGCCGCATATCCCGTGGTCGAGACCGTGCAGAAGGGCGGCGTGTGCGCCGAGGTGATCGCGCCGGCGCCGACCGCCACCGATGCCGCAACCGGCCTCGACGGGTCGGCGTCAACCGTCGCGGAGGTCGCCCGCGACATCGCCGTGCGCGTCGCCGAGGGCGTCGGCGTCACCGGAATGCTCGCCGTCGAGCTGTTCGAGACGCGCGACGGACGCGTGCTCGTCAATGAGCTCGCGATGCGCCCGCACAACAGCGGCCATTGGTCGATCGACGGAGCCGTCACGAGCCAGTTCGAGCAGCACTTGCGTGCCGTGCTGGACCTGCCACTCGGCTCGACGCGCCCGCGCGACGCATGGTCGGTCATGATCAATGTGCTCGGCGGCCCGGTCGGGCAGTTCATGCAGGACCGCTACCCCGCCGTTGCCGGGGAGTTCCCCGCCGCGAAGCTGCACAGCTATGCCAAGGAGTCGCGCCCCGGCCGCAAGGTCGGGCACGTCACGGTCTCGGGCGCGCGGCTCGACGATGTTCTGGCGGATGCCAGGGCAGCCGCCGCCTTCTTCGAGGACTGA